CCGATACCTGGTCAATAGACACCGCCATTTCGTTGATCGCGGCGGACGCACCGGCAATCTCCTGAGCTTGGTGCTCAGAAGCTTCCGCAAGGTGCATCGCTGTGGCCTGGGTTTCCTGGGCAGCACCGGCTACCTGAACGGCGGTCAGGTTAATGGTGGCTACCAGGTCACGCAGCTGGTCGATGGAGTAGTTGATGGAGTCAGCAATCGCACCAGTGAAGTCCTCGGTTACGGTTGCAGCTACTGTCAGGTCACCGTCCGCGAGGTCACCGATCTCATCGAGCAGTCGCAGAATCGCGGTCTGGTTTCGTTCGTTCTTCTCAGCGGTTTCGTCCAGACGGCGCTTGGTTTCAGCCATGATGATCCAGCCGATCAGGATAATCGAGGCCAGGGCGAGGAAGCCCAGCACATAACCGGCGATGGTGTTGATGGCACGACCCGCGGCCAAATTCTCGAAGCCTTGAGCCAAGGTCGACGCTTTGTCCAGCAGGGTTTGCGATACGGTGAAGATGATGTTGGCCGACTCACGCACCTGGAACAGCTCAGGTGAGGTTTCGAGAATTTCATCCACAGAACCGGAAACGAATTCGAACAGTTCGGAAATCTCGGCCAGGCGCTCACGGGCCTCGGCATCAGTCACCTTAGCAATTTCCATGGCGGTGTTGCCTTCGATCATCGCGCTGAGTACGCGACCGAACAGGCTGGCGTCACGGCCGAAGGTGTCAGCGGCTTGCACCGAGTCTTCATCACCGGCCAGTACCTTGTTGACCGAGCCGAGAATACGTTCTGCCAGCAGCGACTGACGCTGGGCTACTGCCACTTGAGCGGAAGGCGCGCCGCTATCAAGCAGAATATCGACCACTTCCTCGTACTCAACTTGCAGCTGCGGAATGGTCTCGGCCAGTGTAGCGGCGACCTGGTGCAGAGAGAGTACAGTCTGTTCGTTGGCCAGAATGGCGTCGGTGTTCTGCCGCAGCACATCCCAATCCTGCTGCACGGCGTCCATCTCGCCCTTCAGCGAAGCCGGGGCTGCTGGCACACCGCTTTCGTTGTCACCGTCAGTCAGCGCTCCCCAACGAACCATGAAATCGTTACGCGCCTCACGCAACAGCTTGAACGCCTCAGGCTTACCAGCTGCTGCTTCGGTGGAGTTTTTAGCGATACGCTGTGACAGCACGCGCAGCTCACCCGCGTGACCGATGTACTCGGTATCGTAGTTGGACTGCGTGTTGAGGTAAGCAAAGTTGGCGAACAGCAGGACGATTGAAACGATCAGGACAAGGAACAGTCCCGCAATCAGTCGGCCGCTGCGCGTGTCAGCAAACAAATTACCCAGTTTAATTTTTTTCATGTCATGGCCCCCGCCTGGACCCTCACTTCGATTTCCATCTAACGCCAAAAGGCCAGCAAGCCGGCCCGCGAATATTCTTCTAATAGGCTACGTCGAGAAACTCCGGGTTCTGTGCCAGCGTATGAGGGCTGAACACCAACCAAGGTTGCTCGCGTTGAAATACACCATGGATAAAAGGAGCAATTGACGCCTCCAGTGGCGGAAGCTGCTCCGAAAATGCATCCACAAGAAAGTGCTGCATACCGAATACCTCATCGACTGTCAGGCCGGCAAAAACCTCCTGATGATCGACTACCAGTACACGGCGTTTTTTACGCAGAGGCGAAAGCTCACCCCCGAAAAAACCACACAGATCCATAACCGGCAACAGACGCCCCCGCACGTTGGCGACGCCTTTAACCCAGCTTTTCACACCAGGCAACAAGGTGTAACGCGGCTCGTGCAATACCTCGCCAACCTCCCCCATGGGCGCGACGAAGTAGCGGTCCCCCATACGAAAGCCGATGCCACTCCATGTCTGTACAACTTCCTGTTGCGAAGGCAGGCCTGCGGCCAGGGAACGACAGAGACTGTCAATGCCCTGCAAAATCTGAAAAGGTGTTTGCGCGTCCGACATGCCGACTGAAGCCCTATGCAGTGAATTACGGACAGAATCCGGATTAACCGGCCAGGACCGCGCCCAGCGTTTTGATCAGGGTGGCTTCGTCAACCGGCTTGGTCAGATAGTCCTTAGCCCCTTGACGCTTACCCCAGACCTTGTCGGTCTCCTGGTCCTTAGTCGTCACGATAATCACTGGGATATGGCTGGTCTCAGCATCTTTAGTCAGCTGACGAGTGGCCTGAAAGCCATTGAGCCCCGGCATCACGATATCCATCAGCACGGCATCGGGCTTCTCCTGACGAGCCAGCGCAACACCGTCGGCACCATTTTCTGCCTTAAGGACTTGATGACCGTGTTTTTCCAACATGGCGGTCAGCTTGTACATTTCGGTCGGAGAGTCATCAACTACAAGAATTCGAGCCATAGTGTGTCCTAATACTTTTATGGAACGCTCTGCTGCTATTCAGCCCAGCGTCAGGAAGCGTGCTCAACAGGCGTAAAACCAGGCACATGGGCCTTGATCGCGCCAAGCAGCTCTTCTTTGCTGAATGGTTTGGTCAGGTACTGATCAGAGCCGACAATGCGCCCTTTAGCCTTATCGAACAGGCCATCTTTGGAGGACAGCATGATCACCGGCGTACCTTTGAAAGAACTGTTGTTCTTAATGAGCGCACACGTCTGATAGCCATCAAGACGCGGCATCATGATGTCGACAAAAATGATATTAGGATGGGTATCTGCAATTTTTGCCAAAGCATCAAAGCCATCGACTGCGGTCACAACATCGCAGCCGACCTTTTTCAGCAGGGTCTCGGCAGTCCGACGAATCGTTTTCGAATCGTCAATCACCATCACCCTCAACCCTTCGGAATGCTGTTCCATGTTTGCCCTACCATCGCCTCGGTGAATCTTTATTTTCAGTTATATCAGCGCAACTGCGGCCCTGTCACCGATGGGCTGTACCCCAATCGTCCGGCCTTTGTAGCACACTCTCCAGATGCAATCTATATAGCGGATTTAGGCAGTTTTCCCCTTGACCACCTGCCCCACCAACGCCACCCTGACACACCTTTCTGTCACACCCAGCTTAAGCTGCAACCATTACACGGAGAATATCGCCATGAGCGTCCGCCTCGGCATTGTCATGGATCCAATCAGCCAGATCACCTTCAAAAAGGACAGTTCTCTGGCCATGCTCTTAGCAGCTCAAGCCCGCGGCTGGTCCCTTTTCTACATGGAACAGAAAGACCTCTTCCAGTTTAAGGGAGAAGCCCGTGCTAAAGCCTCCCCACTGCGCGTATTCAATGACCCAGATCATTGGTTTGAACTCGAAGAGGAGCAAAATATTGCGTTAAGCGAGCTGGACGTGATCCTGATGCGCAAAGATCCGCCCTTCGATAACGAGTTTATCTACTCCACCTACCTGCTGGAGCAAGCCGAGCAAGCAGGTGTTCTCGTAGTAAACCGCCCACAGAGCCTGCGCGACTGCAACGAAAAGTACTTTGCGACTCAGTTCAGCCAGTACACGCCAACCACCATTGTCAGCCGCCGGTCCGACATTCTGAGAGACTTTGCACGCGAACAACGTGACATCATTCTCAAACCACTAGATGGAATGGGTGGATCTTTGATCTTCCGCCACCGCGAAGGTGATCCAAATCTCTCCGTTATTCTGGAGACTTTAACCAACCACGGTCAGCAGCAGATCATGGCACAGGCCTACCTGCCTGCTATCAAAGACGGTGACAAACGCATCCTGATGATAGACGGCGAACCAGTGCCTTACTGCCTGGCACGCATCCCAGCTGCGGGTGAAACCCGTGGCAACCTGGCAGCTGGTGGCCGCGGCGAGGCACGCCCGCTGACCGAAAGGGATAAGGAAATTGCCGCTGCCGTGGGCCCAACCCTGCGCGAGAAAGGCCTAATTTTCGTAGGCTTGGACGTGATTGGGGATCACCTGACCGAAATTAACGTCACCAGCCCAACCTGCATCCGCGAGATAGAC
The Pseudomonas mendocina DNA segment above includes these coding regions:
- the pilH gene encoding twitching motility response regulator PilH, coding for MARILVVDDSPTEMYKLTAMLEKHGHQVLKAENGADGVALARQEKPDAVLMDIVMPGLNGFQATRQLTKDAETSHIPVIIVTTKDQETDKVWGKRQGAKDYLTKPVDEATLIKTLGAVLAG
- a CDS encoding methyl-accepting chemotaxis protein, with the translated sequence MKKIKLGNLFADTRSGRLIAGLFLVLIVSIVLLFANFAYLNTQSNYDTEYIGHAGELRVLSQRIAKNSTEAAAGKPEAFKLLREARNDFMVRWGALTDGDNESGVPAAPASLKGEMDAVQQDWDVLRQNTDAILANEQTVLSLHQVAATLAETIPQLQVEYEEVVDILLDSGAPSAQVAVAQRQSLLAERILGSVNKVLAGDEDSVQAADTFGRDASLFGRVLSAMIEGNTAMEIAKVTDAEARERLAEISELFEFVSGSVDEILETSPELFQVRESANIIFTVSQTLLDKASTLAQGFENLAAGRAINTIAGYVLGFLALASIILIGWIIMAETKRRLDETAEKNERNQTAILRLLDEIGDLADGDLTVAATVTEDFTGAIADSINYSIDQLRDLVATINLTAVQVAGAAQETQATAMHLAEASEHQAQEIAGASAAINEMAVSIDQVSANAAESSAVAERSVAIANKGNEVVHNTITGMDNIREQIQDTSKRIKRLGESSQEIGDIVSLINDIADQTNILALNAAIQASMAGDAGRGFAVVADEVQRLAERSSAATKQIEALVKTIQTDTNEAVISMEQTTTEVVRGARLAQDAGVALEEIEKVSKSLAALIQNISNAARQQASSAGHISNTMNVIQEITSQTSSGTTATARSIGNLAKMASEMRKSVSGFTLPDGDQA
- the gshB gene encoding glutathione synthase, translated to MSVRLGIVMDPISQITFKKDSSLAMLLAAQARGWSLFYMEQKDLFQFKGEARAKASPLRVFNDPDHWFELEEEQNIALSELDVILMRKDPPFDNEFIYSTYLLEQAEQAGVLVVNRPQSLRDCNEKYFATQFSQYTPTTIVSRRSDILRDFAREQRDIILKPLDGMGGSLIFRHREGDPNLSVILETLTNHGQQQIMAQAYLPAIKDGDKRILMIDGEPVPYCLARIPAAGETRGNLAAGGRGEARPLTERDKEIAAAVGPTLREKGLIFVGLDVIGDHLTEINVTSPTCIREIDAAFDTRIGERLMDKIAEKLAERSAA
- a CDS encoding chemotaxis protein CheW; the encoded protein is MSDAQTPFQILQGIDSLCRSLAAGLPSQQEVVQTWSGIGFRMGDRYFVAPMGEVGEVLHEPRYTLLPGVKSWVKGVANVRGRLLPVMDLCGFFGGELSPLRKKRRVLVVDHQEVFAGLTVDEVFGMQHFLVDAFSEQLPPLEASIAPFIHGVFQREQPWLVFSPHTLAQNPEFLDVAY
- the pilG gene encoding twitching motility response regulator PilG, coding for MEQHSEGLRVMVIDDSKTIRRTAETLLKKVGCDVVTAVDGFDALAKIADTHPNIIFVDIMMPRLDGYQTCALIKNNSSFKGTPVIMLSSKDGLFDKAKGRIVGSDQYLTKPFSKEELLGAIKAHVPGFTPVEHAS